One stretch of Candidatus Coatesbacteria bacterium DNA includes these proteins:
- a CDS encoding HigA family addiction module antidote protein — MGISNELHSDLAVPPGEYLEEVLEELGWTKKELSQRLERPAPKLSQIFNGKKAITPQTALQLEDVVGVPAHIWLRLEDEYRLVLARNAERAQLEQEQKLITRFCYAELLKRGVLDKVTRAIDKVKALRRFFNVSSLMLVSSIDRYAPAFRLGASGGKRSAEATAAWLQLGVLQAEGVDTPSYNKRKLERLIPKLPPLSRQTPDSFLPQLKELLAEVGVVLVIVPHLPKTYVQGATFALSSAKRIVMLSLRYRWADILWFSLLHELGHLVLHQSRETYLDFEQEVSHSAELEHEADRFAADTLIPPEEYSSFTEQTEYYSATEIRAFAGMINVHPGIVVGRLQHEKLLRHQWRNELRSKIIGASIEHTA, encoded by the coding sequence ATGGGGATTAGCAATGAGCTGCATTCCGATTTGGCTGTCCCGCCCGGCGAGTACCTCGAAGAGGTCCTGGAAGAGCTGGGTTGGACGAAGAAGGAGTTGTCGCAGCGCCTCGAACGACCGGCACCCAAACTGAGCCAGATATTCAACGGCAAGAAGGCAATTACTCCGCAGACTGCTCTTCAACTGGAAGATGTCGTCGGCGTGCCCGCTCACATATGGTTGAGGCTCGAAGATGAGTATCGTCTCGTTCTCGCACGGAATGCGGAAAGAGCACAGCTTGAACAGGAACAAAAGCTCATTACACGCTTCTGCTATGCCGAACTGCTCAAGCGCGGAGTGCTTGATAAGGTGACCAGGGCGATAGACAAAGTCAAGGCCCTGCGCCGTTTCTTCAATGTCAGCTCACTGATGCTGGTATCTTCAATCGACCGCTATGCGCCGGCTTTCCGCCTTGGCGCATCGGGAGGGAAACGCTCAGCTGAGGCGACCGCCGCCTGGCTTCAACTGGGAGTATTGCAAGCCGAAGGAGTTGATACACCGTCATACAATAAGCGCAAGCTGGAGCGTCTGATACCCAAGCTGCCCCCCCTCTCCAGACAAACTCCCGACTCTTTCTTACCACAGTTAAAAGAGCTACTGGCCGAGGTCGGCGTTGTGCTGGTGATCGTCCCCCACCTACCGAAAACCTACGTCCAGGGGGCGACATTTGCCCTGTCATCCGCGAAGAGAATCGTCATGCTCTCGCTGCGTTATCGCTGGGCTGATATTTTATGGTTCAGCCTGTTGCATGAGCTGGGGCATTTGGTGCTTCATCAGTCCCGGGAGACCTATCTGGATTTCGAACAGGAGGTCTCGCACTCCGCGGAGTTGGAACACGAAGCGGATCGGTTTGCCGCCGACACCTTGATCCCGCCGGAGGAGTACAGTTCGTTCACCGAGCAGACCGAGTATTACTCAGCTACCGAGATCAGAGCGTTTGCGGGTATGATTAACGTTCACCCCGGGATTGTTGTCGGCAGGTTGCAGCACGAAAAACTGCTAAGACATCAATGGCGTAACGAGCTAAGAAGCAAGATTATAGGGGCGTCTATCGAGCACACGGCTTAG
- a CDS encoding plasmid maintenance system killer has translation MQVEFRTKKLQKQYQQSKKAIRAYGEKAAGRYVLRINIIKVAKDIEELKRMPVLHCHQLKGDRQGQWAITLIGRYRLVFTLQGEGLEIVRIEEVSKHYGD, from the coding sequence GTGCAGGTAGAGTTCAGGACGAAGAAACTTCAAAAACAATACCAGCAATCAAAAAAAGCAATACGTGCCTATGGAGAGAAGGCTGCCGGAAGGTATGTCTTACGCATCAATATCATTAAGGTCGCCAAGGACATCGAAGAGTTGAAAAGGATGCCGGTTCTCCACTGCCATCAACTCAAGGGTGATCGACAAGGCCAGTGGGCCATAACCCTGATCGGCCGCTATCGTCTTGTTTTCACTTTGCAGGGAGAAGGACTAGAGATCGTCCGTATCGAGGAGGTGAGCAAGCATTATGGGGATTAG
- the gltA gene encoding NADPH-dependent glutamate synthase produces the protein MTDEERKQRKLAGVKQLDKTPMPEQEPEERARNFKEVPYGYTAEMAVKEAWRCLQCKTAPCVKGCPVEIDIPGFIKAVQENDFQTAVSTIKKTNALPAVCGRVCPQETQCEELCVRSKKGQPVAIGRLERFVADWEAEQGEPPIPQTAPPNGHKVAVIGCGPGGMTCAGDLALLGYEVHVYEAFHASGGVLRYGIPEFRLPKAILDRETRYLEKLGVHFHYNMVIGNVWTLAEMREEEDFEAFYIGTGAGLPWFMKIEGENLNGVYSANEFLTRANLMRAYDPDHYDTPTWVGTNTAVVGGGNVAMDSARTALRLGADNVYIVYRRSWEQMPARDEEMEHAKEEGVDFRLLQNPIAILGDDKGWVKGLKCIKMELGEPDSSGRRRPVPIEGSEFVLDIDCFIVAIGNGPNPLLPDATPELRVNKWGNIKADQAGRTSIPGVFAGGDIVTGAATVIEAMGAGKVAARGIHDYLEGSMSDDDWPSFED, from the coding sequence ATGACCGACGAGGAACGCAAACAACGCAAACTCGCCGGCGTCAAGCAGCTCGATAAGACGCCCATGCCCGAGCAGGAGCCCGAGGAGCGCGCCCGCAACTTCAAGGAAGTCCCCTACGGCTACACCGCCGAGATGGCCGTCAAGGAAGCCTGGCGCTGTCTGCAGTGCAAGACCGCTCCCTGCGTCAAGGGCTGCCCCGTCGAGATCGATATCCCAGGGTTCATCAAGGCCGTCCAGGAGAACGACTTCCAGACCGCTGTCAGCACCATCAAGAAAACCAACGCCCTGCCCGCGGTCTGCGGCCGCGTCTGCCCCCAGGAAACCCAGTGCGAGGAGCTCTGCGTCCGCAGCAAGAAGGGCCAACCCGTGGCCATCGGCCGCCTCGAGCGCTTCGTCGCCGACTGGGAGGCCGAACAGGGTGAACCACCGATCCCCCAGACCGCCCCGCCCAACGGCCACAAGGTCGCCGTCATCGGCTGCGGCCCCGGCGGGATGACCTGCGCCGGAGACCTGGCCCTGCTGGGCTATGAGGTCCACGTCTACGAGGCCTTCCACGCCTCCGGCGGCGTGCTGCGCTACGGCATCCCCGAGTTCCGCCTGCCCAAAGCCATCCTCGATCGCGAGACCCGCTACCTCGAGAAGCTGGGCGTCCACTTCCACTACAACATGGTTATCGGCAACGTCTGGACACTGGCCGAGATGCGCGAAGAGGAAGACTTCGAAGCCTTCTACATCGGCACCGGCGCCGGGCTGCCCTGGTTCATGAAGATCGAGGGCGAGAACCTCAACGGCGTCTACTCCGCCAATGAGTTCCTCACCCGGGCCAACCTGATGCGCGCCTACGATCCCGACCACTACGACACCCCGACCTGGGTCGGCACCAACACCGCCGTCGTCGGCGGCGGTAACGTGGCCATGGACTCGGCCCGCACCGCCCTGCGCCTCGGCGCCGACAACGTCTACATCGTCTACCGCCGCTCCTGGGAACAGATGCCCGCCCGCGACGAGGAGATGGAGCACGCCAAGGAAGAGGGCGTCGATTTCCGCCTCCTGCAGAACCCGATCGCCATCCTCGGAGACGACAAGGGCTGGGTCAAGGGCCTCAAGTGCATCAAGATGGAGCTCGGCGAACCCGACTCCTCGGGCCGCCGCCGCCCCGTGCCCATCGAGGGCTCCGAATTCGTCCTCGACATCGATTGCTTCATCGTGGCCATCGGCAACGGACCAAACCCCCTGCTGCCCGACGCCACCCCGGAGCTCAGGGTCAACAAATGGGGCAACATCAAGGCCGACCAGGCCGGGCGCACCAGCATCCCCGGCGTCTTCGCCGGCGGGGACATCGTCACCGGCGCCGCCACCGTCATCGAAGCCATGGGCGCCGGTAAGGTGGCCGCCCGGGGCATCCACGACTACCTCGAGGGCTCGATGTCCGACGACGACTGGCCCAGCTTCGAGGACTAA
- a CDS encoding TldD/PmbA family protein, translated as MLKVAVDHAVRFGAPYAEARYQDLRTEDVSVKNGAVNNADRGRDRGVGVRVVWDGAYGFASTNLLTPEELRRTAARALGIAKAASTVQRGGLILDELEAYVGYWPAPYEIQPFDVPLDKKVDLLLEATEALRIADEIKIAEGFIHARETHKVFVSSIGSEIEQRKVECGAGISCTAVRGNEMQRRSYPDSARGFHQSRGWEHVLEMKLVENAPRCAKEVLELLDADEPDEGEADLVIDGSQMMLQIHESCGHAVELDRVLGQEASFAGTSFLTTDKRGSFIYGSPLVNIYADASIPHSLGYCAFDDEGVPAQKFYVVKDGVFCDYLSTRDTAHVYGGRSHGAARAQSWSDFPICRMTNICLEPGEHSPEELIAGVDKGYYLVTNKSWSIDDKRLNFQFGVEYARRIENGKLGAVVKNIFYADKTPRFWGSCDGIGNAASWKLWGTPNCGKGEPMQVMRISHGTPPARFRGVKVGVAK; from the coding sequence CTGTTGAAGGTCGCGGTGGACCATGCGGTCCGCTTCGGCGCCCCGTACGCGGAGGCCCGTTACCAGGACCTGCGCACCGAGGACGTCTCGGTCAAGAACGGCGCGGTCAACAACGCGGACCGCGGCCGTGACCGCGGCGTCGGCGTGCGGGTGGTCTGGGATGGAGCCTACGGCTTCGCCTCGACGAACCTGCTGACGCCCGAGGAGCTGCGCCGCACGGCGGCCCGGGCCCTGGGAATCGCCAAGGCGGCGTCCACGGTGCAGCGCGGCGGGCTGATCCTCGATGAGCTCGAGGCCTACGTCGGTTACTGGCCGGCGCCCTACGAGATCCAGCCCTTCGACGTCCCCCTCGACAAGAAGGTCGACCTGTTGCTGGAGGCCACCGAGGCCCTGCGCATCGCCGACGAGATCAAGATCGCTGAGGGTTTTATTCACGCCAGAGAGACGCACAAGGTATTCGTCAGTTCGATCGGTTCGGAGATCGAGCAGCGCAAGGTCGAATGCGGCGCCGGGATCAGTTGTACGGCGGTACGCGGCAACGAGATGCAACGCCGCAGCTACCCGGACTCGGCCCGCGGCTTCCACCAGTCCCGCGGCTGGGAGCACGTTCTGGAGATGAAGCTGGTCGAGAACGCGCCCCGGTGCGCCAAGGAGGTCCTGGAGCTGCTGGACGCCGATGAGCCCGACGAGGGCGAGGCGGACCTGGTCATCGACGGCTCGCAGATGATGCTGCAGATCCACGAGAGCTGCGGCCACGCCGTCGAGCTCGACCGGGTGCTGGGCCAGGAGGCCAGCTTCGCCGGCACCAGCTTCCTGACCACGGACAAGCGCGGCAGTTTCATCTACGGCTCGCCCCTGGTCAATATCTACGCCGACGCCAGCATCCCCCACTCCCTGGGCTACTGCGCCTTCGACGACGAGGGCGTCCCGGCGCAGAAGTTCTACGTTGTCAAGGACGGCGTCTTCTGCGACTACCTGTCGACCAGGGACACGGCGCACGTCTACGGCGGGCGCTCCCACGGCGCCGCCCGGGCGCAGAGCTGGAGCGACTTCCCCATCTGCCGGATGACCAACATCTGTCTGGAGCCGGGCGAGCACTCACCCGAGGAGCTGATCGCCGGTGTCGACAAGGGCTATTACCTGGTGACCAACAAGAGCTGGTCGATCGACGACAAGCGGCTCAACTTCCAGTTCGGCGTCGAGTACGCCCGGCGGATCGAGAACGGCAAGCTGGGCGCCGTGGTCAAGAACATCTTCTACGCCGACAAGACCCCGCGCTTCTGGGGCTCCTGCGACGGTATCGGCAACGCAGCGAGCTGGAAGCTCTGGGGCACCCCCAACTGCGGCAAGGGCGAGCCGATGCAGGTGATGCGCATCAGCCACGGAACCCCGCCGGCCCGCTTCCGCGGCGTCAAGGTAGGTGTTGCCAAATGA